A genomic segment from Mustela lutreola isolate mMusLut2 chromosome 15, mMusLut2.pri, whole genome shotgun sequence encodes:
- the ALDH3A2 gene encoding aldehyde dehydrogenase family 3 member A2 isoform X2, whose amino-acid sequence MESRIQRVRDAFASGRSRPLRFRLQQLEALRRMVQEREKDILQAIGADLCKSEFNAYSQEVITILGELDLVLENLSEWVTATPAKKNLLTMLDEAYVQPEPLGVVLIIGAWNYPFVLTIQPLIGAIAAGNAVIIKPSELSEKTAQLLAKLLPQYLDQELYAVINGGIPETTELLKQRFDHILYTGNTAVGRIVMEAAAKHLTPVTLELGGKSPCYIDTDCDLDVACRRITWGKYMNCGQTCIAPDYVLCEPSLQHQIVQKIKETVKEFYGENIKESPDYERIINLRHFKRILNLLEGQKIAFGGETDEATRYVAPTILTDVDPEARVMQEEIFGPILPIVPVKDADEAIKFINSREKPLAFYIFSHNDKLVRRMINSTSSGGVTANDVIMHFTLSSLPFGGVGSSGMGAYHGKYSFDTFSHQRPCLLKSLKREGANKLRYPPNSQSKVDWAKFFILKRFNRGKLGLLLLALLGIVAAVLLKLRLHCPVSSDDHRSHGPALSLRVRPDTTEERSYSNSWLPLPNYSSVKQLMNQSF is encoded by the exons ATGGAGAGCCGAATCCAGCGAGTTCGCGACGCGTTCGCGTCCGGCCGGTCGCGCCCGCTGAGGTTCCGGCTGCAGCAGCTCGAGGCCCTGCGCAGGATGGTGCAGGAGCGCGAGAAGGACATCCTGCAGGCCATCGGCGCCGATCTGTGCAAG AGTGAATTCAACGCATACAGTCAGGAAGTCATTACCATTCTTGGCGAACTGGATCTTGTGCTGGAGAATCTTTCTGAATGGGTTACTGCCACGCCAGCCAAGAAGAACTTGCTGACCATGCTGGACGAGGCCTATGTCCAGCCAGAGCCCCTGGGAGTCGTACTCATTATCGGAGCTTGGAACTACCCCTTTGTTCTCACCATTCAGCCTCTGATTGGAGCCATTGCTGCAG GAAATGCTGTCATTATCAAGCCTTCTGAACTAAGTGAAAAAACAGCTCAGCTCTTGGCCAAACTCCTCCCGCAGTATTTGGACCAG GAATTGTATGCCGTGATTAATGGTGGCATCCCTGAAACCACGGAGCTCCTGAAACAGCGGTTTGACCACATCCTCTATACGGGGAACACGGCTGTTGGGAGGATTGTCATGGAAGCCGCTGCCAAGCACTTGACCCCCGTGACACTTGAGCTGGGAGGCAAGAGCCCGTGTTACATCGACACAGATTGTGACCTGGACGTTGCCTGCCG GCGCATAACTTGGGGGAAATACATGAATTGTGGCCAAACCTGCATTGCTCCTGACTATGTCCTCTGTGAACCGTCCCTCCAGCATCAAATTGTGCAGAAGATTAAGGAAACCGTGAAG gaattttatggtgaaaatataaaagaatctcCCGATTATGAGAGGATCATCAACCTTCGTCATTTTAAGAGGATACTAAATTTGCTGGAAGGACAGAAGATCGCTTTCGGTGGGGAGACCGATGAGGCCACACGCTACGTAG CCCCAACGATCCTTACTGATGTCGATCCTGAAGCCAGGGTGATGCAAGAAGAAATTTTCGGGCCCATTCTTCCCATCGTGCCTGTGAAGGATGCCGACGAGGCCATAAAGTTCATCAACAGCCGTGAAAAGCCACTGGCCTTCTACATCTTTTCTCACAATGATAAG CTTGTCAGACGGATGATCAACAGCACGTCCAGCGGTGGCGTCACGGCCAACGACGTCATCATGCACTTCACCCTCAGCTCGCTGCCCTTTGGAGGGGTAG GTTCTAGCGGAATGGGAGCTTACCATGGGAAGTACAGTTTTGATACCTTCTCTCATCAGCGGCCCTGTCTGCTGAAGAGTTTAAAGAGGGAAGGTGCTAACAAGCTCAGGTATCCTCCCAACAGCCAGTCAAAGGTGGATTGGGCAAAATTCTTCATCCTGAAGCGCTTCAACAGAGGAAAACTCGGTCTGCTGTTGCTGGCTCTTCTGGGCATTGTGGCGGCCGTGCTGCTCAAG CTCAGACTGCATTGTCCCGTAAGCAGTGACGACCACAGATCCCACGGCCCAGCTCTGTCTTTAAGAGTGAG gCCAGATACTACTGAAGAAAGATCCTATTCAAACTCCTGGTTGCCTCTACCGAATTATTCCTCTGTTAAACAGTTAATGAACCAATCATTTTAA
- the ALDH3A2 gene encoding aldehyde dehydrogenase family 3 member A2 isoform X4 has translation MESRIQRVRDAFASGRSRPLRFRLQQLEALRRMVQEREKDILQAIGADLCKSEFNAYSQEVITILGELDLVLENLSEWVTATPAKKNLLTMLDEAYVQPEPLGVVLIIGAWNYPFVLTIQPLIGAIAAGNAVIIKPSELSEKTAQLLAKLLPQYLDQELYAVINGGIPETTELLKQRFDHILYTGNTAVGRIVMEAAAKHLTPVTLELGGKSPCYIDTDCDLDVACRRITWGKYMNCGQTCIAPDYVLCEPSLQHQIVQKIKETVKEFYGENIKESPDYERIINLRHFKRILNLLEGQKIAFGGETDEATRYVAPTILTDVDPEARVMQEEIFGPILPIVPVKDADEAIKFINSREKPLAFYIFSHNDKLVRRMINSTSSGGVTANDVIMHFTLSSLPFGGVGSSGMGAYHGKYSFDTFSHQRPCLLKSLKREGANKLRYPPNSQSKVDWAKFFILKRFNRGKLGLLLLALLGIVAAVLLKKHKAMLRRKALLIFLAAQTALSRKQ, from the exons ATGGAGAGCCGAATCCAGCGAGTTCGCGACGCGTTCGCGTCCGGCCGGTCGCGCCCGCTGAGGTTCCGGCTGCAGCAGCTCGAGGCCCTGCGCAGGATGGTGCAGGAGCGCGAGAAGGACATCCTGCAGGCCATCGGCGCCGATCTGTGCAAG AGTGAATTCAACGCATACAGTCAGGAAGTCATTACCATTCTTGGCGAACTGGATCTTGTGCTGGAGAATCTTTCTGAATGGGTTACTGCCACGCCAGCCAAGAAGAACTTGCTGACCATGCTGGACGAGGCCTATGTCCAGCCAGAGCCCCTGGGAGTCGTACTCATTATCGGAGCTTGGAACTACCCCTTTGTTCTCACCATTCAGCCTCTGATTGGAGCCATTGCTGCAG GAAATGCTGTCATTATCAAGCCTTCTGAACTAAGTGAAAAAACAGCTCAGCTCTTGGCCAAACTCCTCCCGCAGTATTTGGACCAG GAATTGTATGCCGTGATTAATGGTGGCATCCCTGAAACCACGGAGCTCCTGAAACAGCGGTTTGACCACATCCTCTATACGGGGAACACGGCTGTTGGGAGGATTGTCATGGAAGCCGCTGCCAAGCACTTGACCCCCGTGACACTTGAGCTGGGAGGCAAGAGCCCGTGTTACATCGACACAGATTGTGACCTGGACGTTGCCTGCCG GCGCATAACTTGGGGGAAATACATGAATTGTGGCCAAACCTGCATTGCTCCTGACTATGTCCTCTGTGAACCGTCCCTCCAGCATCAAATTGTGCAGAAGATTAAGGAAACCGTGAAG gaattttatggtgaaaatataaaagaatctcCCGATTATGAGAGGATCATCAACCTTCGTCATTTTAAGAGGATACTAAATTTGCTGGAAGGACAGAAGATCGCTTTCGGTGGGGAGACCGATGAGGCCACACGCTACGTAG CCCCAACGATCCTTACTGATGTCGATCCTGAAGCCAGGGTGATGCAAGAAGAAATTTTCGGGCCCATTCTTCCCATCGTGCCTGTGAAGGATGCCGACGAGGCCATAAAGTTCATCAACAGCCGTGAAAAGCCACTGGCCTTCTACATCTTTTCTCACAATGATAAG CTTGTCAGACGGATGATCAACAGCACGTCCAGCGGTGGCGTCACGGCCAACGACGTCATCATGCACTTCACCCTCAGCTCGCTGCCCTTTGGAGGGGTAG GTTCTAGCGGAATGGGAGCTTACCATGGGAAGTACAGTTTTGATACCTTCTCTCATCAGCGGCCCTGTCTGCTGAAGAGTTTAAAGAGGGAAGGTGCTAACAAGCTCAGGTATCCTCCCAACAGCCAGTCAAAGGTGGATTGGGCAAAATTCTTCATCCTGAAGCGCTTCAACAGAGGAAAACTCGGTCTGCTGTTGCTGGCTCTTCTGGGCATTGTGGCGGCCGTGCTGCTCAAG aAACACAAGGCTATGCTGAGGAGAAAGGCCCTGTTGATTTTTCTCGCAGCTCAGACTGCATTGTCCCGTAAGCAGTGA
- the ALDH3A2 gene encoding aldehyde dehydrogenase family 3 member A2 isoform X6, with protein MESRIQRVRDAFASGRSRPLRFRLQQLEALRRMVQEREKDILQAIGADLCKSEFNAYSQEVITILGELDLVLENLSEWVTATPAKKNLLTMLDEAYVQPEPLGVVLIIGAWNYPFVLTIQPLIGAIAAGNAVIIKPSELSEKTAQLLAKLLPQYLDQELYAVINGGIPETTELLKQRFDHILYTGNTAVGRIVMEAAAKHLTPVTLELGGKSPCYIDTDCDLDVACRRITWGKYMNCGQTCIAPDYVLCEPSLQHQIVQKIKETVKEFYGENIKESPDYERIINLRHFKRILNLLEGQKIAFGGETDEATRYVAPTILTDVDPEARVMQEEIFGPILPIVPVKDADEAIKFINSREKPLAFYIFSHNDKLVRRMINSTSSGGVTANDVIMHFTLSSLPFGGVGSSGMGAYHGKYSFDTFSHQRPCLLKSLKREGANKLRYPPNSQSKVDWAKFFILKRFNRGKLGLLLLALLGIVAAVLLKARYY; from the exons ATGGAGAGCCGAATCCAGCGAGTTCGCGACGCGTTCGCGTCCGGCCGGTCGCGCCCGCTGAGGTTCCGGCTGCAGCAGCTCGAGGCCCTGCGCAGGATGGTGCAGGAGCGCGAGAAGGACATCCTGCAGGCCATCGGCGCCGATCTGTGCAAG AGTGAATTCAACGCATACAGTCAGGAAGTCATTACCATTCTTGGCGAACTGGATCTTGTGCTGGAGAATCTTTCTGAATGGGTTACTGCCACGCCAGCCAAGAAGAACTTGCTGACCATGCTGGACGAGGCCTATGTCCAGCCAGAGCCCCTGGGAGTCGTACTCATTATCGGAGCTTGGAACTACCCCTTTGTTCTCACCATTCAGCCTCTGATTGGAGCCATTGCTGCAG GAAATGCTGTCATTATCAAGCCTTCTGAACTAAGTGAAAAAACAGCTCAGCTCTTGGCCAAACTCCTCCCGCAGTATTTGGACCAG GAATTGTATGCCGTGATTAATGGTGGCATCCCTGAAACCACGGAGCTCCTGAAACAGCGGTTTGACCACATCCTCTATACGGGGAACACGGCTGTTGGGAGGATTGTCATGGAAGCCGCTGCCAAGCACTTGACCCCCGTGACACTTGAGCTGGGAGGCAAGAGCCCGTGTTACATCGACACAGATTGTGACCTGGACGTTGCCTGCCG GCGCATAACTTGGGGGAAATACATGAATTGTGGCCAAACCTGCATTGCTCCTGACTATGTCCTCTGTGAACCGTCCCTCCAGCATCAAATTGTGCAGAAGATTAAGGAAACCGTGAAG gaattttatggtgaaaatataaaagaatctcCCGATTATGAGAGGATCATCAACCTTCGTCATTTTAAGAGGATACTAAATTTGCTGGAAGGACAGAAGATCGCTTTCGGTGGGGAGACCGATGAGGCCACACGCTACGTAG CCCCAACGATCCTTACTGATGTCGATCCTGAAGCCAGGGTGATGCAAGAAGAAATTTTCGGGCCCATTCTTCCCATCGTGCCTGTGAAGGATGCCGACGAGGCCATAAAGTTCATCAACAGCCGTGAAAAGCCACTGGCCTTCTACATCTTTTCTCACAATGATAAG CTTGTCAGACGGATGATCAACAGCACGTCCAGCGGTGGCGTCACGGCCAACGACGTCATCATGCACTTCACCCTCAGCTCGCTGCCCTTTGGAGGGGTAG GTTCTAGCGGAATGGGAGCTTACCATGGGAAGTACAGTTTTGATACCTTCTCTCATCAGCGGCCCTGTCTGCTGAAGAGTTTAAAGAGGGAAGGTGCTAACAAGCTCAGGTATCCTCCCAACAGCCAGTCAAAGGTGGATTGGGCAAAATTCTTCATCCTGAAGCGCTTCAACAGAGGAAAACTCGGTCTGCTGTTGCTGGCTCTTCTGGGCATTGTGGCGGCCGTGCTGCTCAAG gCCAGATACTACTGA
- the ALDH3A2 gene encoding aldehyde dehydrogenase family 3 member A2 isoform X7: MEAAAKHLTPVTLELGGKSPCYIDTDCDLDVACRRITWGKYMNCGQTCIAPDYVLCEPSLQHQIVQKIKETVKEFYGENIKESPDYERIINLRHFKRILNLLEGQKIAFGGETDEATRYVAPTILTDVDPEARVMQEEIFGPILPIVPVKDADEAIKFINSREKPLAFYIFSHNDKLVRRMINSTSSGGVTANDVIMHFTLSSLPFGGVGSSGMGAYHGKYSFDTFSHQRPCLLKSLKREGANKLRYPPNSQSKVDWAKFFILKRFNRGKLGLLLLALLGIVAAVLLKLRLHCPVSSDDHRSHGPALSLRVRHLSVASPRGTILLGGPLRIMGHSGLQAAGVPHRGSVLGPTAWGRPGRPPKAPQRVCQTSLLCERPQKQQRIKTCRLEPGKYGFDPWL; the protein is encoded by the exons ATGGAAGCCGCTGCCAAGCACTTGACCCCCGTGACACTTGAGCTGGGAGGCAAGAGCCCGTGTTACATCGACACAGATTGTGACCTGGACGTTGCCTGCCG GCGCATAACTTGGGGGAAATACATGAATTGTGGCCAAACCTGCATTGCTCCTGACTATGTCCTCTGTGAACCGTCCCTCCAGCATCAAATTGTGCAGAAGATTAAGGAAACCGTGAAG gaattttatggtgaaaatataaaagaatctcCCGATTATGAGAGGATCATCAACCTTCGTCATTTTAAGAGGATACTAAATTTGCTGGAAGGACAGAAGATCGCTTTCGGTGGGGAGACCGATGAGGCCACACGCTACGTAG CCCCAACGATCCTTACTGATGTCGATCCTGAAGCCAGGGTGATGCAAGAAGAAATTTTCGGGCCCATTCTTCCCATCGTGCCTGTGAAGGATGCCGACGAGGCCATAAAGTTCATCAACAGCCGTGAAAAGCCACTGGCCTTCTACATCTTTTCTCACAATGATAAG CTTGTCAGACGGATGATCAACAGCACGTCCAGCGGTGGCGTCACGGCCAACGACGTCATCATGCACTTCACCCTCAGCTCGCTGCCCTTTGGAGGGGTAG GTTCTAGCGGAATGGGAGCTTACCATGGGAAGTACAGTTTTGATACCTTCTCTCATCAGCGGCCCTGTCTGCTGAAGAGTTTAAAGAGGGAAGGTGCTAACAAGCTCAGGTATCCTCCCAACAGCCAGTCAAAGGTGGATTGGGCAAAATTCTTCATCCTGAAGCGCTTCAACAGAGGAAAACTCGGTCTGCTGTTGCTGGCTCTTCTGGGCATTGTGGCGGCCGTGCTGCTCAAG CTCAGACTGCATTGTCCCGTAAGCAGTGACGACCACAGATCCCACGGCCCAGCTCTGTCTTTAAGAGTGAG ACACCTGTCCGTCGCCAGCCCGAGAGGCACCATCTTGCTGGGGGGACCTCTTCGCATCATGGGACATTCAGGGCTCCAGGCTGCCGGTGTTCCCCACAGGGGCAGCGTGCTGGGTCCGACAGCCTGGGGTAGGCCAGGTAGACCACCCAAAGCTCCCCAGAGGGTTTGTCAGACAAGCCTTCTCTGTGAACGCCCACAGAAGCAACAGCGTATAAAGACATGTCGCTTGGAACCAGGAAAATACGGCTTTGATCCCTGGCTCTGA
- the ALDH3A2 gene encoding aldehyde dehydrogenase family 3 member A2 isoform X3: MESRIQRVRDAFASGRSRPLRFRLQQLEALRRMVQEREKDILQAIGADLCKSEFNAYSQEVITILGELDLVLENLSEWVTATPAKKNLLTMLDEAYVQPEPLGVVLIIGAWNYPFVLTIQPLIGAIAAGNAVIIKPSELSEKTAQLLAKLLPQYLDQELYAVINGGIPETTELLKQRFDHILYTGNTAVGRIVMEAAAKHLTPVTLELGGKSPCYIDTDCDLDVACRRITWGKYMNCGQTCIAPDYVLCEPSLQHQIVQKIKETVKEFYGENIKESPDYERIINLRHFKRILNLLEGQKIAFGGETDEATRYVAPTILTDVDPEARVMQEEIFGPILPIVPVKDADEAIKFINSREKPLAFYIFSHNDKLVRRMINSTSSGGVTANDVIMHFTLSSLPFGGVGSSGMGAYHGKYSFDTFSHQRPCLLKSLKREGANKLRYPPNSQSKVDWAKFFILKRFNRGKLGLLLLALLGIVAAVLLKTPVRRQPERHHLAGGTSSHHGTFRAPGCRCSPQGQRAGSDSLG; the protein is encoded by the exons ATGGAGAGCCGAATCCAGCGAGTTCGCGACGCGTTCGCGTCCGGCCGGTCGCGCCCGCTGAGGTTCCGGCTGCAGCAGCTCGAGGCCCTGCGCAGGATGGTGCAGGAGCGCGAGAAGGACATCCTGCAGGCCATCGGCGCCGATCTGTGCAAG AGTGAATTCAACGCATACAGTCAGGAAGTCATTACCATTCTTGGCGAACTGGATCTTGTGCTGGAGAATCTTTCTGAATGGGTTACTGCCACGCCAGCCAAGAAGAACTTGCTGACCATGCTGGACGAGGCCTATGTCCAGCCAGAGCCCCTGGGAGTCGTACTCATTATCGGAGCTTGGAACTACCCCTTTGTTCTCACCATTCAGCCTCTGATTGGAGCCATTGCTGCAG GAAATGCTGTCATTATCAAGCCTTCTGAACTAAGTGAAAAAACAGCTCAGCTCTTGGCCAAACTCCTCCCGCAGTATTTGGACCAG GAATTGTATGCCGTGATTAATGGTGGCATCCCTGAAACCACGGAGCTCCTGAAACAGCGGTTTGACCACATCCTCTATACGGGGAACACGGCTGTTGGGAGGATTGTCATGGAAGCCGCTGCCAAGCACTTGACCCCCGTGACACTTGAGCTGGGAGGCAAGAGCCCGTGTTACATCGACACAGATTGTGACCTGGACGTTGCCTGCCG GCGCATAACTTGGGGGAAATACATGAATTGTGGCCAAACCTGCATTGCTCCTGACTATGTCCTCTGTGAACCGTCCCTCCAGCATCAAATTGTGCAGAAGATTAAGGAAACCGTGAAG gaattttatggtgaaaatataaaagaatctcCCGATTATGAGAGGATCATCAACCTTCGTCATTTTAAGAGGATACTAAATTTGCTGGAAGGACAGAAGATCGCTTTCGGTGGGGAGACCGATGAGGCCACACGCTACGTAG CCCCAACGATCCTTACTGATGTCGATCCTGAAGCCAGGGTGATGCAAGAAGAAATTTTCGGGCCCATTCTTCCCATCGTGCCTGTGAAGGATGCCGACGAGGCCATAAAGTTCATCAACAGCCGTGAAAAGCCACTGGCCTTCTACATCTTTTCTCACAATGATAAG CTTGTCAGACGGATGATCAACAGCACGTCCAGCGGTGGCGTCACGGCCAACGACGTCATCATGCACTTCACCCTCAGCTCGCTGCCCTTTGGAGGGGTAG GTTCTAGCGGAATGGGAGCTTACCATGGGAAGTACAGTTTTGATACCTTCTCTCATCAGCGGCCCTGTCTGCTGAAGAGTTTAAAGAGGGAAGGTGCTAACAAGCTCAGGTATCCTCCCAACAGCCAGTCAAAGGTGGATTGGGCAAAATTCTTCATCCTGAAGCGCTTCAACAGAGGAAAACTCGGTCTGCTGTTGCTGGCTCTTCTGGGCATTGTGGCGGCCGTGCTGCTCAAG ACACCTGTCCGTCGCCAGCCCGAGAGGCACCATCTTGCTGGGGGGACCTCTTCGCATCATGGGACATTCAGGGCTCCAGGCTGCCGGTGTTCCCCACAGGGGCAGCGTGCTGGGTCCGACAGCCTGGGGTAG
- the ALDH3A2 gene encoding aldehyde dehydrogenase family 3 member A2 isoform X5 — translation MESRIQRVRDAFASGRSRPLRFRLQQLEALRRMVQEREKDILQAIGADLCKSEFNAYSQEVITILGELDLVLENLSEWVTATPAKKNLLTMLDEAYVQPEPLGVVLIIGAWNYPFVLTIQPLIGAIAAGNAVIIKPSELSEKTAQLLAKLLPQYLDQELYAVINGGIPETTELLKQRFDHILYTGNTAVGRIVMEAAAKHLTPVTLELGGKSPCYIDTDCDLDVACRRITWGKYMNCGQTCIAPDYVLCEPSLQHQIVQKIKETVKEFYGENIKESPDYERIINLRHFKRILNLLEGQKIAFGGETDEATRYVAPTILTDVDPEARVMQEEIFGPILPIVPVKDADEAIKFINSREKPLAFYIFSHNDKLVRRMINSTSSGGVTANDVIMHFTLSSLPFGGVGSSGMGAYHGKYSFDTFSHQRPCLLKSLKREGANKLRYPPNSQSKVDWAKFFILKRFNRGKLGLLLLALLGIVAAVLLKFASGGVARLPGSPL, via the exons ATGGAGAGCCGAATCCAGCGAGTTCGCGACGCGTTCGCGTCCGGCCGGTCGCGCCCGCTGAGGTTCCGGCTGCAGCAGCTCGAGGCCCTGCGCAGGATGGTGCAGGAGCGCGAGAAGGACATCCTGCAGGCCATCGGCGCCGATCTGTGCAAG AGTGAATTCAACGCATACAGTCAGGAAGTCATTACCATTCTTGGCGAACTGGATCTTGTGCTGGAGAATCTTTCTGAATGGGTTACTGCCACGCCAGCCAAGAAGAACTTGCTGACCATGCTGGACGAGGCCTATGTCCAGCCAGAGCCCCTGGGAGTCGTACTCATTATCGGAGCTTGGAACTACCCCTTTGTTCTCACCATTCAGCCTCTGATTGGAGCCATTGCTGCAG GAAATGCTGTCATTATCAAGCCTTCTGAACTAAGTGAAAAAACAGCTCAGCTCTTGGCCAAACTCCTCCCGCAGTATTTGGACCAG GAATTGTATGCCGTGATTAATGGTGGCATCCCTGAAACCACGGAGCTCCTGAAACAGCGGTTTGACCACATCCTCTATACGGGGAACACGGCTGTTGGGAGGATTGTCATGGAAGCCGCTGCCAAGCACTTGACCCCCGTGACACTTGAGCTGGGAGGCAAGAGCCCGTGTTACATCGACACAGATTGTGACCTGGACGTTGCCTGCCG GCGCATAACTTGGGGGAAATACATGAATTGTGGCCAAACCTGCATTGCTCCTGACTATGTCCTCTGTGAACCGTCCCTCCAGCATCAAATTGTGCAGAAGATTAAGGAAACCGTGAAG gaattttatggtgaaaatataaaagaatctcCCGATTATGAGAGGATCATCAACCTTCGTCATTTTAAGAGGATACTAAATTTGCTGGAAGGACAGAAGATCGCTTTCGGTGGGGAGACCGATGAGGCCACACGCTACGTAG CCCCAACGATCCTTACTGATGTCGATCCTGAAGCCAGGGTGATGCAAGAAGAAATTTTCGGGCCCATTCTTCCCATCGTGCCTGTGAAGGATGCCGACGAGGCCATAAAGTTCATCAACAGCCGTGAAAAGCCACTGGCCTTCTACATCTTTTCTCACAATGATAAG CTTGTCAGACGGATGATCAACAGCACGTCCAGCGGTGGCGTCACGGCCAACGACGTCATCATGCACTTCACCCTCAGCTCGCTGCCCTTTGGAGGGGTAG GTTCTAGCGGAATGGGAGCTTACCATGGGAAGTACAGTTTTGATACCTTCTCTCATCAGCGGCCCTGTCTGCTGAAGAGTTTAAAGAGGGAAGGTGCTAACAAGCTCAGGTATCCTCCCAACAGCCAGTCAAAGGTGGATTGGGCAAAATTCTTCATCCTGAAGCGCTTCAACAGAGGAAAACTCGGTCTGCTGTTGCTGGCTCTTCTGGGCATTGTGGCGGCCGTGCTGCTCAAG ttTGCAAGTGGGGGAGTGGCTCGTCTTCCAGGGTCACCGCTCTGA
- the ALDH3A2 gene encoding aldehyde dehydrogenase family 3 member A2 isoform X1, giving the protein MESRIQRVRDAFASGRSRPLRFRLQQLEALRRMVQEREKDILQAIGADLCKSEFNAYSQEVITILGELDLVLENLSEWVTATPAKKNLLTMLDEAYVQPEPLGVVLIIGAWNYPFVLTIQPLIGAIAAGNAVIIKPSELSEKTAQLLAKLLPQYLDQELYAVINGGIPETTELLKQRFDHILYTGNTAVGRIVMEAAAKHLTPVTLELGGKSPCYIDTDCDLDVACRRITWGKYMNCGQTCIAPDYVLCEPSLQHQIVQKIKETVKEFYGENIKESPDYERIINLRHFKRILNLLEGQKIAFGGETDEATRYVAPTILTDVDPEARVMQEEIFGPILPIVPVKDADEAIKFINSREKPLAFYIFSHNDKLVRRMINSTSSGGVTANDVIMHFTLSSLPFGGVGSSGMGAYHGKYSFDTFSHQRPCLLKSLKREGANKLRYPPNSQSKVDWAKFFILKRFNRGKLGLLLLALLGIVAAVLLKLRLHCPVSSDDHRSHGPALSLRVRHLSVASPRGTILLGGPLRIMGHSGLQAAGVPHRGSVLGPTAWGRPGRPPKAPQRVCQTSLLCERPQKQQRIKTCRLEPGKYGFDPWL; this is encoded by the exons ATGGAGAGCCGAATCCAGCGAGTTCGCGACGCGTTCGCGTCCGGCCGGTCGCGCCCGCTGAGGTTCCGGCTGCAGCAGCTCGAGGCCCTGCGCAGGATGGTGCAGGAGCGCGAGAAGGACATCCTGCAGGCCATCGGCGCCGATCTGTGCAAG AGTGAATTCAACGCATACAGTCAGGAAGTCATTACCATTCTTGGCGAACTGGATCTTGTGCTGGAGAATCTTTCTGAATGGGTTACTGCCACGCCAGCCAAGAAGAACTTGCTGACCATGCTGGACGAGGCCTATGTCCAGCCAGAGCCCCTGGGAGTCGTACTCATTATCGGAGCTTGGAACTACCCCTTTGTTCTCACCATTCAGCCTCTGATTGGAGCCATTGCTGCAG GAAATGCTGTCATTATCAAGCCTTCTGAACTAAGTGAAAAAACAGCTCAGCTCTTGGCCAAACTCCTCCCGCAGTATTTGGACCAG GAATTGTATGCCGTGATTAATGGTGGCATCCCTGAAACCACGGAGCTCCTGAAACAGCGGTTTGACCACATCCTCTATACGGGGAACACGGCTGTTGGGAGGATTGTCATGGAAGCCGCTGCCAAGCACTTGACCCCCGTGACACTTGAGCTGGGAGGCAAGAGCCCGTGTTACATCGACACAGATTGTGACCTGGACGTTGCCTGCCG GCGCATAACTTGGGGGAAATACATGAATTGTGGCCAAACCTGCATTGCTCCTGACTATGTCCTCTGTGAACCGTCCCTCCAGCATCAAATTGTGCAGAAGATTAAGGAAACCGTGAAG gaattttatggtgaaaatataaaagaatctcCCGATTATGAGAGGATCATCAACCTTCGTCATTTTAAGAGGATACTAAATTTGCTGGAAGGACAGAAGATCGCTTTCGGTGGGGAGACCGATGAGGCCACACGCTACGTAG CCCCAACGATCCTTACTGATGTCGATCCTGAAGCCAGGGTGATGCAAGAAGAAATTTTCGGGCCCATTCTTCCCATCGTGCCTGTGAAGGATGCCGACGAGGCCATAAAGTTCATCAACAGCCGTGAAAAGCCACTGGCCTTCTACATCTTTTCTCACAATGATAAG CTTGTCAGACGGATGATCAACAGCACGTCCAGCGGTGGCGTCACGGCCAACGACGTCATCATGCACTTCACCCTCAGCTCGCTGCCCTTTGGAGGGGTAG GTTCTAGCGGAATGGGAGCTTACCATGGGAAGTACAGTTTTGATACCTTCTCTCATCAGCGGCCCTGTCTGCTGAAGAGTTTAAAGAGGGAAGGTGCTAACAAGCTCAGGTATCCTCCCAACAGCCAGTCAAAGGTGGATTGGGCAAAATTCTTCATCCTGAAGCGCTTCAACAGAGGAAAACTCGGTCTGCTGTTGCTGGCTCTTCTGGGCATTGTGGCGGCCGTGCTGCTCAAG CTCAGACTGCATTGTCCCGTAAGCAGTGACGACCACAGATCCCACGGCCCAGCTCTGTCTTTAAGAGTGAG ACACCTGTCCGTCGCCAGCCCGAGAGGCACCATCTTGCTGGGGGGACCTCTTCGCATCATGGGACATTCAGGGCTCCAGGCTGCCGGTGTTCCCCACAGGGGCAGCGTGCTGGGTCCGACAGCCTGGGGTAGGCCAGGTAGACCACCCAAAGCTCCCCAGAGGGTTTGTCAGACAAGCCTTCTCTGTGAACGCCCACAGAAGCAACAGCGTATAAAGACATGTCGCTTGGAACCAGGAAAATACGGCTTTGATCCCTGGCTCTGA